From Shewanella psychrophila, a single genomic window includes:
- a CDS encoding META domain-containing protein, which yields MKKLSLSAFTLFLSIFVFSSVAIAERSPLPPLHEEVIGAWKLVKINDILPYHQAYLYITAENMFARTGCNHLFSTITWFDQDFWEIDPVSTTRMDCAGTRELQELLILNTLKSGANISYQDDEKQLIIQESENVLTYNKISESN from the coding sequence ATGAAAAAATTATCTTTGTCAGCCTTCACACTCTTTTTATCTATTTTTGTATTTTCATCAGTCGCTATCGCTGAACGTTCGCCACTACCTCCGCTTCACGAAGAAGTGATTGGCGCTTGGAAACTTGTTAAAATCAATGATATTCTCCCATATCATCAGGCATATCTTTATATTACGGCAGAAAATATGTTTGCCCGAACGGGTTGTAATCACCTGTTCTCAACCATTACTTGGTTTGACCAAGACTTTTGGGAAATTGATCCTGTCAGTACCACCAGAATGGACTGTGCTGGAACACGTGAGTTACAAGAACTGTTGATTTTAAATACTCTAAAAAGTGGTGCTAACATTTCATACCAAGACGATGAAAAGCAATTGATAATCCAAGAGAGTGAAAATGTGCTAACTTACAATAAAATCAGCGAAAGCAACTAA